The genomic region ctcccctcttcctgctaaatggccggtgtgtgtgagtgagagcgctgTCAGCGAGGTTGTTACGCCCGCAAGCTCTTActgcaggttccagttaatctcataatggatatgtgtgttgagttatttaaacaaacgatcggggaaataaacgcctcttgtccgcgagtctcattgatagagcctgcggctggatggagctctatcaatgagagctagctagcctcctcttagacctctgaaacgaaaccctaatgttcacaaaaaagcattaaattgaaatcggacaccatggttagctttataagaccttggggtagatgttctataagtggcatgacgaaattcaaactgtaaatatacgaaaattatgcccataagtgtagcaacgatctttcccataggattaaatgggacacatagctagcctagctagcagctccttctaaggagacccctaatgttcacaaaaatgcattaaattgaaattggacaccatagttagctagctttataagaccttggggtagctatTTTATAAGtgacgtgacgaaattcaaacagtaaatatacgaaagttatgcagGCAGCTGGCAaccagccagctccggagctccacggagccccgagccccggctgtccaataaccgagaaacggtgactttcactgggtatggagtttgccgctttctggtcagactgtgtggagctcctaaagttgagcaaaacattacgtgaattactacgagaatggatgactccacccacatagcgctgtgtgaatgcgttcatgtgattggcttataagtaaacaatcccccacgtggggtgcatTCTTGTGatttggctaaaacaagggagatatctgattggttgtagatcattccctgtttaaaaaaaggcatttgtgtgttgagccaagtcagggcagtctcaaaattcacacacaaatgcagtgaagttcacagaccgcaagcagtttgtaaatcaagatatatttgtgtgtgcatcagaaatacatttctgaatcttgtcctgtgcatttctgaatcttgtgtgcatttgtaaatgttgtttgcatttctgaattttgtgtgcatttatgaattttgtatgcatttgtgaatcttctgtgctttttaaatgttgtgtgtgtatttgtgaattttgtgcgcatttgtgtatcctgtgtgtgtatttatgaatcatgtgtgtgcatgtatgaatcctgtgtgtgcatatgtgaatgtagtgtgtgcatttatctttattgagactcttttagctccatacaaAACACCCATGTTCATAGTTATATCCACTAACTGATACTTTGGTGGGTTACTAAATGTAATCTTTGATAACAGAGTGAGGTGTTTCACTATGGGAATTGCCTCGGCGTGACCAACTATGCCGAGATGATTCCCACAGTGAAACACTGTAAATAACTTAATGTTTGCTAACATATTACTGTAACTTCATATGGTCAAATGTCAATTTTGTGTTTATAGCTTGTTTCCGCTGCCCCAAGTCCATTATTTATGATTTACATGTCATAATAGTATCTAATGTGCACATTTTTGACTGGGTTTTAGTAAAATGGCCGTCACTGGTTGGGTATCCCGTTGTGTCTTTGCTGCTGGTAGCTGGGCTGGGAATGGTTTTGCATGTGAAATGGCTGGAAATACAGCTTATCTACAGATCCCActtccaacatggaaaacatgaTGGAGGTCagaatacagacacacacacacacacacacaatcccacACACAGTGTAGAGTAGAAACCCAAAAGCAGACTTAGCATACATTGGCATCCATGCTCTGACACCTGGATCGCAGAGAGCTGCTCAGCTGCTCTTCTTCATAGGATGTGGGTTAACCTTTAGATAAAGCTCTAGCTCTACCACAACCTATTCAACCCTACAAAGCATTACATTAATAAAGTAACTGAAATATCATAATacttcttcaatgttttttaagccaaggaccccttaactgaagaGAGGCGGAGCAATTGAAGTTGCATCTGGACCTACAACAACATGTAGGGcggcctttatacataccttttttgcatagaatactgctattaaaatagcctaataattgttggcatgatttaaTAAATCATGTTTGAATGTTAAACAATGACTTTAGGATTAACtctatctgtggatggccttagtgactaccttgcctaaaggccagtaagcagtgggaatttatatttgctaatattatgttggattcatgttaagactttttactttttgaaaaaacttacaataatttggaggcccccctgcattgactctgaggaccccctaggggtcccggacaccctgttgaagatccctgatcTATGATATTGCACTTACTGTAGACGAAAACAGACATGCCAATCTTATCACTTGATCAAAGTGTTACTACAGCTGCACATGAAACGGAAATACATGAAAGAACCTAATGTTTTCGTTTCAAAATTGTCTTTCACATCCACCGCCACCAATCAGATAAGAAAGAGTTTGATGTGCTTCTGTCGTATGTGTGGAGCCCTCCAACAGCTGAGGTTGAGGGAGTTTTGACCTCCCACAAAGGACCTGACACAGATGAGGAAGGTAGGCCAACACATTTAATGTATGATatctggattttattttcatGCAACTACACTGGTAAAGTAAATTGACTAAATGCTTTCATTGGCAGCATGTTTGTCCAGCATGGACCCGCTGAACACTGAGGAGGGTAACTCAACCCAGAGACCACTAGAAGTGCTGCTACCCCATGTGTTAGAAGACCGGTGGGCATATCGCCTCTGTCTTCTGGAGAGGGACGTGCTTCCTGGAGGAGGTCAGAGGATcaactgtatgtctgtgtctctgtgtgttggcGGCAAATGTTCCTGATGGTTTCCATTTTGTATTGCAGCATATGCAAATGATGTGATCCTTGCAATGCAGAGAAGCCGAATGCTTATCTGTCTCCTGTCAGCTGATTACCTCTCCAACAGCAATGCTGTGTTTGTACTGGAATCGGGAATCCAGGTAGgcctacatttcccagagaGAAGACGACTAATGCCGCGTTCACAGGGacatagcacaaaattctggacCCTGTACACAGGCATTCTCTATAGGCCCCTCCCCGCAACCACGGCTATTCATTCCATAGACTGTGAGAAAAGATGTACAacgcgtctccacttcctcccactacACAAAAGTTAAGCCAAAGTATACCGAATACAGGCGCCGCCATCTTGTAATTTCGGAAAtagagtctgcgcagtagtgatcCCACAGTGGAGCCGCTGTATCAAAGTCCCGTCCATACACCCGCCCGACCAAACGTGAaactacagctgtcaatcatgatgtTTCACCCCATTTTTATAACATAAAATACCTAATAAAACCAAACTTATCAGAattaacacttgaacaaacatcagcatgataagaactacctaaaattaccaaaaccatctttgggaaaatgtatttgagatgtactttgactttttagttTGGCCCATGTCACATCAACTAACATGGAGGGGGTAAGATTTGACCTATACTGCAGTCAACCACCAGGGGGTAATTGAGATGTTTTGGCTTGCCTCATACAGTCTTTGCATCTACCCGATTCATTCCAGTATCGTTGTGCCCACAATTGCTGCGCTGATGGTAGGAAAATCTGTCTAAGATGGGTTGAGTGGTTAACCCTTGATGACATTCTTAACCAGTTTTACAGTTCAAAACATCAATTCTTCACTGATTTGTTGCTCTGTCAATCTTTAGGCTTTGCTGCAAAACTCTTCTCTCAAAGTCCTGCTAATATGGACCAGCAGAGCCTCAGCATCCCTAATCCAGTCGGATCCCCCGCTGCCCACACTGGTCCAAAGGGCCTTGAAGGTGCTACCCAGTCTGGATTGGACCTCAGGCGACCCCACCAGAGCCACCAGCAACTTCTGGAGGTCTTTGAGGAAGGCCATGCCAGATCAGAGAGTGAAGCTGGTTTCACTCATGCAGGACCAATGATTAGACTGTTCTGTTTGCAAGCAAGGGCAACACATGAACAACAGCGTCAAGGTAATTTTCATTGTAGGGATGCCAAATCATAAGGCTCATTTTCATATATAGGAAAGTGGGTCACCCTTTGTGCCATGGTCAGAACACAATGGTGTGTACTCTGGTTTTTAATTTCCATCTGTACCAAAGATAAACTGTTTTGGTTAAACAGTGCAAAATAATTTACAGAATGTAACAGTTAAAGGATTTGTTTTAGTCCATCGATAAAATGTCTAAACAATGGATGCTAATAACAATTACACCTAATTACCTTTTATATggctgtatgtactgtatatcagcTTAAATACATCATGTATTGTCACAGCAGACAGGTCTGCAATAAACATTTGACACAATACAGTTCAtccaaaaaatgtatttgacagaGTTGTTGGATAAAACAGGTCGCAGCAGTGGATGCTTATGTTATTCATTTGGGGAGGCACAACAGTCAGGTAACCTACAGAGGAATTCAGAGTTCATATTTTTGATCAAGGGAATTTTCCAAAAAGTGTCAAGACACAGAATAAATCATTAAGGTACGACATTATTTCTTAACTAAAAGGATTGGGGTACTATTTCTGATGTGAAAGTGGAGATGAAAAGAGTTTGTAAAGGTGTCTAATCATTGCTGACCGGCATTTTAACCCCCTGGAAATCATTCAAGGTAAGTGTTACCAGCACCGTGGTGTTCATGTGACAGCTGTCGTCACACAGTTGTCAACTAAAAACACATTAGCAGTCCTTCCATCAGAACttcatttatatttgtttttaaattgccaGATTCAGTAAAGCAGACAAAAATACAGTATTGAGTAAACAAAACCAGAAATACTGACACACTTAAactaacataaaaacaaaagcaaaagagTGCCTATAAGGTGGCATAGCTGGTGAAAACAAAGGGTTGTACATTAATGTTGCAAAACtaaatgaaacaaaacaatCCATCTGTAGGTTTAGTTTATGCCACACATGCAAGATTACGTaacactcaaacacactcccatttgtggatttaaaaataaaacatcacacttctatgtacatttttacacaaATATTTGACAAGCAACACTGAGAGCTTGCTCAGCACCACGCCCAACCAGCTTCACTTGGGAACAAGCATGTCACAAAAGGGGCACGGGGGCTCTAAGATCCTAGATTTCCTAATCAGCCAGCAGAAAGCAACTGTAGCAAATTTTAGTATAAACAATACTCTGgctaatttttttttgtcccatATCTCTATCACCCCCGCCTCTCATCACAAAGGGTTGACACTGGTACCTCTCTTCTTAGTTAGCATCAGCCGGTAGTGGTTCGAAACGTAAACGTGAGCTCAGTCACATAATATCATAGAGGGCTTAAAGTATTCTTTACCGTATGTCCACAAAGCTGAGAAGTTGTCAAAACCGAGGCTACGGTAAGGAATCATTTGAGCCTTTATAGACATCTCTGACATGGTTTAAACTATACACACTCCTTTAGTGACACAAACTGTGGTAGTTGTAGTGGCAATTTCACAGTAGTCATTTACAATTTGTCTGCTTGGGCCTTCATCTTCCTTTCCCAAAGTTTTTGATGATCAGAGAAACCCTGCTTGCCCTTGTTGAAGGAATTGGGTCCTGCGGATGTCGGTGTCTCCCTGAAAAGAAAGCAGATTAGTCACTTCACAAATAACTAAATGCAAAATGTAgcgtttcatttaaaaaaaaaaaaaaaaaaaaaaagattcaaaaGCTGAATGTTTTTAATGAAAGCAGAAGCTGAGGCAACGATTATGAAGTACATGTATATGTGTACTCACCTGCCAATATTCTTCATCCTCATCTTTGCTTCTGGGGGCATCTCCTCAGGTTCACTCTGCATGGCAAGAGAAAGTTAAAGTAAGCTTTTGCACATTTGTTGTTTATGGATTTGAACAACCATGACATTACTGTGCGTGCACTCACATCATCTTCGTCAAAAACAGACGCCATCCCTGACTTTTTTGGAGGAGCTGATGGTACTGGCTCTTTGGGTTTCTAGAACAGATTGGGGATACAAGATTTAGGGAAACTGAAAAGCATCACACTTCTTCACTCTCTTCCTAActgcaaaataaaagcttgttaCACTTATCAAATCTGAGTATTTGCAGTTTTCTTCACTTAATTTATGAATGCATTAATTCTCATTTAATTAAAACTCATTAATAACTACTTCTTTTAACACCACTCATAATGGGGGCAACATTCAAGTAGTTCACATGTGTTGACGCCGTTATAATGCATTACTACACACTCACTGATGCTCCAAGTTTGATAGAAATGGGGTTCGACTTCTTCCCCATCGGACTGCTCATGCTAAAGCCAATCTTGGAGACTTTGCGGGGTGCTGGAGGGTCTGCGGAGGACTCGTCCTCATCTTCAGGTGAGAGATGCTGGGATGTGCGTTTGACTGCGGTCCCTTCGCCCACAGTGCTACAAGAGACAGGCTTAGTTTTcactctgtctccctcctcctGCGGCCCTGCTTGAGGCAAGACAACTCACCAAGGTGAACAACTGTTTCCTGGGAACTGGAGAATAAAAAGCTATCACCTTTACCTGTGTAGCTAAGGTTTCAAGCCATTAACTAGCAAAATGTGACGTTAGCCTAACTTAGGTTCTTCCCATTTAGCTTATGGTCTTAATAGTCCACCTGGGAACTGTGTATGCGGAAACTACCAACAATATCAGGGTTAACGTAAACCGAGTGCTGTACGCAGGGTCTGAGAGCAAATAATAACGTTAACCTGCGTCTATACTTGGCACACTAGCTAGGCTAACGCCAGGTTAGCAAGATAATAAGAGACAGGCTGCTGAAGGAAAATATTCAACATATTCTCTGACTAACGTAGTTAGCAGTTACTTTAGCCGTGAAGTTACAGCCATCCCAATTCCCATAGATTAATAGTGTACGTTAATACAACGCAAACTATTCACGCTACTTcgcattagctaacgttagccaatgATACGCAGCTAACATTaagttagcttaacgttagtgAAGTTACCTCAGTCTAACATTAGCTGGGCGTAGTTTTCATGGATAGGCTGAACAATCAAGCTAACGCTAACTACCGCTTAATTTGTCGGCCACATTTTAGACGTTAAAACAGCACAAATATCACCTCCGTCGTCGGTGCCACCCCTTCTGTTATT from Sander lucioperca isolate FBNREF2018 chromosome 3, SLUC_FBN_1.2, whole genome shotgun sequence harbors:
- the LOC116054764 gene encoding PEST proteolytic signal-containing nuclear protein, with amino-acid sequence MADYENNRRGGTDDGGPQEEGDRVKTKPVSCSTVGEGTAVKRTSQHLSPEDEDESSADPPAPRKVSKIGFSMSSPMGKKSNPISIKLGASKPKEPVPSAPPKKSGMASVFDEDDSEPEEMPPEAKMRMKNIGRETPTSAGPNSFNKGKQGFSDHQKLWERKMKAQADKL
- the LOC116054760 gene encoding interleukin-18 receptor accessory protein-like isoform X3, with protein sequence MQVVNRSLGCLQSNESHKSVRLTVDKGGPISCPGHNCSNNPEIIWYKHNKTVSRRSCQKPGQLFFCYVRKEDTGVYFCDRQIIEQGVTWTFRRAVHVTVIPPKSNDPPSIIYPYGNMKEEVELGRSHTLMCKARFLFEIDVSPEVRWYMNYGGKMENMTLLPMEEQHENRVTFPVLEVIRRAIIKEVTPQLLNQNHTYTCIANNTHGNSNATIKLIEKIKVKWPSLVGYPVVSLLLVAGLGMVLHVKWLEIQLIYRSHFQHGKHDGDKKEFDVLLSYVWSPPTAEVEGVLTSHKGPDTDEEACLSSMDPLNTEEGNSTQRPLEVLLPHVLEDRWAYRLCLLERDVLPGGAYANDVILAMQRSRMLICLLSADYLSNSNAVFVLESGIQALLQNSSLKVLLIWTSRASASLIQSDPPLPTLVQRALKVLPSLDWTSGDPTRATSNFWRSLRKAMPDQRVKLVSLMQDQ